A section of the Papio anubis isolate 15944 chromosome 16, Panubis1.0, whole genome shotgun sequence genome encodes:
- the CD40 gene encoding tumor necrosis factor receptor superfamily member 5 isoform X3: MVRLPLQCVLWGCLLTAVYPEPPTACREKQYLINSQCCSLCQPGQKLVSDCTEFTETECLPCGESEFLDTWNRETRCHQHKYCDPNLGLRVQQKGTSETDTICTCEEGLHCTSKSCESCVPHRSCSPGFGVKQIGPQDRQRALVVIPICLGILFVILLLVLVFISESSEKVAKKPNDKAPHHKQEPQEINFPDDLPGSNPAAPVQETLHGCQPVTQEDGKESRISVQERQ, translated from the exons ATGGTTCGTCTGCCTCTGCAGTGCGTCCTCTGGGGCTGCTTGCTGACCGCT GTCTATCCAGAACCACCCACTGCATGCAGAGAAAAACAGTACCTAATAAACAGTCAGTGCTGTTCTTTGTGCCAGCCAG GACAGAAACTGGTGAGTGACTGCACAGAGTTCACCGAAACAGAATGCCTTCCTTGCGGTGAAAGCGAATTCCTAGACACCTGGAATAGAGAGACACGCTGCCACCAGCACAAATACTGCGACCCCA ACCTAGGGCTTCGGGTCCAGCAGAAGGGCACCTCAGAAACAGACACCATCTGCACCTGTGAAGAAGGCCTGCACTGTACGAGTAAGTCCTGTGAGAGCTGTGTCCCGCATCGCTCATGCTCGCCTGGCTTTGGGGTCAAGCAGATTG GTCCCCAGGATCGGCAGAGAGCCCTGGTGGTGATCCCCATCTGCTTGGGGATCCTGTTTGTCATCCTCCTCTTGGTGCTGGTCTTTATCAGTGAGTCCTCAG aaAAGGTGGCCAAGAAGCCAAATGATAAG GCCCCCCACCACAAGCAGGAACCCCAGGAGATCAATTTTCCGGACGATCTTCCTGGCTCCAACCCTGCCGCTCCAGTGCAGGAGACTTTACATGGATGCCAACCGGTCACCCAGGAGGATGGCAAAGAGAGTCGCATCTCAGTGCAGGAGAGACAGTGA
- the CD40 gene encoding tumor necrosis factor receptor superfamily member 5 isoform X5 yields the protein MVRLPLQCVLWGCLLTAVYPEPPTACREKQYLINSQCCSLCQPGQKLVSDCTEFTETECLPCGESEFLDTWNRETRCHQHKYCDPNLGLRVQQKGTSETDTICTCEEGLHCTSKSCESCVPHRSCSPGFGVKQIATGVSDTICEPCPVGFFSNVSSAFEKCRPWTSCETKDLVVQQAGTNKTDVVCGPQDRQRALVVIPICLGILFVILLLVLVFISESSGGQEAK from the exons ATGGTTCGTCTGCCTCTGCAGTGCGTCCTCTGGGGCTGCTTGCTGACCGCT GTCTATCCAGAACCACCCACTGCATGCAGAGAAAAACAGTACCTAATAAACAGTCAGTGCTGTTCTTTGTGCCAGCCAG GACAGAAACTGGTGAGTGACTGCACAGAGTTCACCGAAACAGAATGCCTTCCTTGCGGTGAAAGCGAATTCCTAGACACCTGGAATAGAGAGACACGCTGCCACCAGCACAAATACTGCGACCCCA ACCTAGGGCTTCGGGTCCAGCAGAAGGGCACCTCAGAAACAGACACCATCTGCACCTGTGAAGAAGGCCTGCACTGTACGAGTAAGTCCTGTGAGAGCTGTGTCCCGCATCGCTCATGCTCGCCTGGCTTTGGGGTCAAGCAGATTG CTACAGGGGTTTCTGATACCATCTGTGAGCCCTGCCCGGTCGGCTTCTTCTCCAATGTGTCATCTGCTTTTGAAAAGTGTCGCCCTTGGACAAG CTGTGAGACCAAAGACCTGGTTGTGCAACAGGCAGGCACAAACAAGACTGATGTTGTCTGTG GTCCCCAGGATCGGCAGAGAGCCCTGGTGGTGATCCCCATCTGCTTGGGGATCCTGTTTGTCATCCTCCTCTTGGTGCTGGTCTTTATCAGTGAGTCCTCAG GTGGCCAAGAAGCCAAATGA
- the CD40 gene encoding tumor necrosis factor receptor superfamily member 5 isoform X2, which produces MVRLPLQCVLWGCLLTAVYPEPPTACREKQYLINSQCCSLCQPGQKLVSDCTEFTETECLPCGESEFLDTWNRETRCHQHKYCDPNLGLRVQQKGTSETDTICTCEEGLHCTSKSCESCVPHRSCSPGFGVKQIATGVSDTICEPCPVGFFSNVSSAFEKCRPWTSCETKDLVVQQAGTNKTDVVCGPQDRQRALVVIPICLGILFVILLLVLVFISESSEKVAKKPNDKAPHHKQEPQEINFPDDLPGSNPAAPVQETLHGCQPVTQEDGKESRISVQERQ; this is translated from the exons ATGGTTCGTCTGCCTCTGCAGTGCGTCCTCTGGGGCTGCTTGCTGACCGCT GTCTATCCAGAACCACCCACTGCATGCAGAGAAAAACAGTACCTAATAAACAGTCAGTGCTGTTCTTTGTGCCAGCCAG GACAGAAACTGGTGAGTGACTGCACAGAGTTCACCGAAACAGAATGCCTTCCTTGCGGTGAAAGCGAATTCCTAGACACCTGGAATAGAGAGACACGCTGCCACCAGCACAAATACTGCGACCCCA ACCTAGGGCTTCGGGTCCAGCAGAAGGGCACCTCAGAAACAGACACCATCTGCACCTGTGAAGAAGGCCTGCACTGTACGAGTAAGTCCTGTGAGAGCTGTGTCCCGCATCGCTCATGCTCGCCTGGCTTTGGGGTCAAGCAGATTG CTACAGGGGTTTCTGATACCATCTGTGAGCCCTGCCCGGTCGGCTTCTTCTCCAATGTGTCATCTGCTTTTGAAAAGTGTCGCCCTTGGACAAG CTGTGAGACCAAAGACCTGGTTGTGCAACAGGCAGGCACAAACAAGACTGATGTTGTCTGTG GTCCCCAGGATCGGCAGAGAGCCCTGGTGGTGATCCCCATCTGCTTGGGGATCCTGTTTGTCATCCTCCTCTTGGTGCTGGTCTTTATCAGTGAGTCCTCAG aaAAGGTGGCCAAGAAGCCAAATGATAAG GCCCCCCACCACAAGCAGGAACCCCAGGAGATCAATTTTCCGGACGATCTTCCTGGCTCCAACCCTGCCGCTCCAGTGCAGGAGACTTTACATGGATGCCAACCGGTCACCCAGGAGGATGGCAAAGAGAGTCGCATCTCAGTGCAGGAGAGACAGTGA
- the CD40 gene encoding tumor necrosis factor receptor superfamily member 5 isoform X1 — protein MVRLPLQCVLWGCLLTAVYPEPPTACREKQYLINSQCCSLCQPGQKLVSDCTEFTETECLPCGESEFLDTWNRETRCHQHKYCDPNLGLRVQQKGTSETDTICTCEEGLHCTSKSCESCVPHRSCSPGFGVKQIATGVSDTICEPCPVGFFSNVSSAFEKCRPWTRSPGSAESPGGDPHLLGDPVCHPPLGAGLYQWPRSQMIRPPTTSRNPRRSIFRTIFLAPTLPLQCRRLYMDANRSPRRMAKRVASQCRRDSEAAHTQECGHVGKQALDQRAWCCCCCGVRVRDWH, from the exons ATGGTTCGTCTGCCTCTGCAGTGCGTCCTCTGGGGCTGCTTGCTGACCGCT GTCTATCCAGAACCACCCACTGCATGCAGAGAAAAACAGTACCTAATAAACAGTCAGTGCTGTTCTTTGTGCCAGCCAG GACAGAAACTGGTGAGTGACTGCACAGAGTTCACCGAAACAGAATGCCTTCCTTGCGGTGAAAGCGAATTCCTAGACACCTGGAATAGAGAGACACGCTGCCACCAGCACAAATACTGCGACCCCA ACCTAGGGCTTCGGGTCCAGCAGAAGGGCACCTCAGAAACAGACACCATCTGCACCTGTGAAGAAGGCCTGCACTGTACGAGTAAGTCCTGTGAGAGCTGTGTCCCGCATCGCTCATGCTCGCCTGGCTTTGGGGTCAAGCAGATTG CTACAGGGGTTTCTGATACCATCTGTGAGCCCTGCCCGGTCGGCTTCTTCTCCAATGTGTCATCTGCTTTTGAAAAGTGTCGCCCTTGGACAAG GTCCCCAGGATCGGCAGAGAGCCCTGGTGGTGATCCCCATCTGCTTGGGGATCCTGTTTGTCATCCTCCTCTTGGTGCTGGTCTTTATCA GTGGCCAAGAAGCCAAATGATAAG GCCCCCCACCACAAGCAGGAACCCCAGGAGATCAATTTTCCGGACGATCTTCCTGGCTCCAACCCTGCCGCTCCAGTGCAGGAGACTTTACATGGATGCCAACCGGTCACCCAGGAGGATGGCAAAGAGAGTCGCATCTCAGTGCAGGAGAGACAGTGAGGCTGCACACACCCAGGAGTGTGGCCACGTGGGCAAACAGGCACTTGACCAGAGagcctggtgctgctgctgctgtggcgTGAGGGTGAGGGACTGGCACTAA
- the CD40 gene encoding tumor necrosis factor receptor superfamily member 5 isoform X6: MVRLPLQCVLWGCLLTAVYPEPPTACREKQYLINSQCCSLCQPGQKLVSDCTEFTETECLPCGESEFLDTWNRETRCHQHKYCDPNLGLRVQQKGTSETDTICTCEEGLHCTSKSCESCVPHRSCSPGFGVKQIGPQDRQRALVVIPICLGILFVILLLVLVFIKKVAKKPNDKAPHHKQEPQEINFPDDLPGSNPAAPVQETLHGCQPVTQEDGKESRISVQERQ; this comes from the exons ATGGTTCGTCTGCCTCTGCAGTGCGTCCTCTGGGGCTGCTTGCTGACCGCT GTCTATCCAGAACCACCCACTGCATGCAGAGAAAAACAGTACCTAATAAACAGTCAGTGCTGTTCTTTGTGCCAGCCAG GACAGAAACTGGTGAGTGACTGCACAGAGTTCACCGAAACAGAATGCCTTCCTTGCGGTGAAAGCGAATTCCTAGACACCTGGAATAGAGAGACACGCTGCCACCAGCACAAATACTGCGACCCCA ACCTAGGGCTTCGGGTCCAGCAGAAGGGCACCTCAGAAACAGACACCATCTGCACCTGTGAAGAAGGCCTGCACTGTACGAGTAAGTCCTGTGAGAGCTGTGTCCCGCATCGCTCATGCTCGCCTGGCTTTGGGGTCAAGCAGATTG GTCCCCAGGATCGGCAGAGAGCCCTGGTGGTGATCCCCATCTGCTTGGGGATCCTGTTTGTCATCCTCCTCTTGGTGCTGGTCTTTATCA aaAAGGTGGCCAAGAAGCCAAATGATAAG GCCCCCCACCACAAGCAGGAACCCCAGGAGATCAATTTTCCGGACGATCTTCCTGGCTCCAACCCTGCCGCTCCAGTGCAGGAGACTTTACATGGATGCCAACCGGTCACCCAGGAGGATGGCAAAGAGAGTCGCATCTCAGTGCAGGAGAGACAGTGA
- the CD40 gene encoding tumor necrosis factor receptor superfamily member 5 precursor (The RefSeq protein has 1 substitution compared to this genomic sequence): MVCLPLQCVLWGCLLTAVYPEPPTACREKQYLINSQCCSLCQPGQKLVSDCTEFTETECLPCGESEFLDTWNRETRCHQHKYCDPNLGLRVQQKGTSETDTICTCEEGLHCTSKSCESCVPHRSCSPGFGVKQIATGVSDTICEPCPVGFFSNVSSAFEKCRPWTSCETKDLVVQQAGTNKTDVVCGPQDRQRALVVIPICLGILFVILLLVLVFIKKVAKKPNDKAPHHKQEPQEINFPDDLPGSNPAAPVQETLHGCQPVTQEDGKESRISVQERQ, from the exons ATGGTTCGTCTGCCTCTGCAGTGCGTCCTCTGGGGCTGCTTGCTGACCGCT GTCTATCCAGAACCACCCACTGCATGCAGAGAAAAACAGTACCTAATAAACAGTCAGTGCTGTTCTTTGTGCCAGCCAG GACAGAAACTGGTGAGTGACTGCACAGAGTTCACCGAAACAGAATGCCTTCCTTGCGGTGAAAGCGAATTCCTAGACACCTGGAATAGAGAGACACGCTGCCACCAGCACAAATACTGCGACCCCA ACCTAGGGCTTCGGGTCCAGCAGAAGGGCACCTCAGAAACAGACACCATCTGCACCTGTGAAGAAGGCCTGCACTGTACGAGTAAGTCCTGTGAGAGCTGTGTCCCGCATCGCTCATGCTCGCCTGGCTTTGGGGTCAAGCAGATTG CTACAGGGGTTTCTGATACCATCTGTGAGCCCTGCCCGGTCGGCTTCTTCTCCAATGTGTCATCTGCTTTTGAAAAGTGTCGCCCTTGGACAAG CTGTGAGACCAAAGACCTGGTTGTGCAACAGGCAGGCACAAACAAGACTGATGTTGTCTGTG GTCCCCAGGATCGGCAGAGAGCCCTGGTGGTGATCCCCATCTGCTTGGGGATCCTGTTTGTCATCCTCCTCTTGGTGCTGGTCTTTATCA aaAAGGTGGCCAAGAAGCCAAATGATAAG GCCCCCCACCACAAGCAGGAACCCCAGGAGATCAATTTTCCGGACGATCTTCCTGGCTCCAACCCTGCCGCTCCAGTGCAGGAGACTTTACATGGATGCCAACCGGTCACCCAGGAGGATGGCAAAGAGAGTCGCATCTCAGTGCAGGAGAGACAGTGA
- the CD40 gene encoding tumor necrosis factor receptor superfamily member 5 isoform X8, translating into MVRLPLQCVLWGCLLTAVYPEPPTACREKQYLINSQCCSLCQPGQKLVSDCTEFTETECLPCGESEFLDTWNRETRCHQHKYCDPNLGLRVQQKGTSETDTICTCEEGLHCTSKSCESCVPHRSCSPGFGVKQIATGVSDTICEPCPVGFFSNVSSAFEKCRPWTRSPGSAESPGGDPHLLGDPVCHPPLGAGLYQKGGQEAK; encoded by the exons ATGGTTCGTCTGCCTCTGCAGTGCGTCCTCTGGGGCTGCTTGCTGACCGCT GTCTATCCAGAACCACCCACTGCATGCAGAGAAAAACAGTACCTAATAAACAGTCAGTGCTGTTCTTTGTGCCAGCCAG GACAGAAACTGGTGAGTGACTGCACAGAGTTCACCGAAACAGAATGCCTTCCTTGCGGTGAAAGCGAATTCCTAGACACCTGGAATAGAGAGACACGCTGCCACCAGCACAAATACTGCGACCCCA ACCTAGGGCTTCGGGTCCAGCAGAAGGGCACCTCAGAAACAGACACCATCTGCACCTGTGAAGAAGGCCTGCACTGTACGAGTAAGTCCTGTGAGAGCTGTGTCCCGCATCGCTCATGCTCGCCTGGCTTTGGGGTCAAGCAGATTG CTACAGGGGTTTCTGATACCATCTGTGAGCCCTGCCCGGTCGGCTTCTTCTCCAATGTGTCATCTGCTTTTGAAAAGTGTCGCCCTTGGACAAG GTCCCCAGGATCGGCAGAGAGCCCTGGTGGTGATCCCCATCTGCTTGGGGATCCTGTTTGTCATCCTCCTCTTGGTGCTGGTCTTTATCA aaAAGGTGGCCAAGAAGCCAAATGA
- the CD40 gene encoding tumor necrosis factor receptor superfamily member 5 isoform X7: protein MVRLPLQCVLWGCLLTAVYPEPPTACREKQYLINSQCCSLCQPGQKLVSDCTEFTETECLPCGESEFLDTWNRETRCHQHKYCDPNLGLRVQQKGTSETDTICTCEEGLHCTSKSCESCVPHRSCSPGFGVKQIATGVSDTICEPCPVGFFSNVSSAFEKCRPWTSCETKDLVVQQAGTNKTDVVCGPQDRQRALVVIPICLGILFVILLLVLVFISGQEAK from the exons ATGGTTCGTCTGCCTCTGCAGTGCGTCCTCTGGGGCTGCTTGCTGACCGCT GTCTATCCAGAACCACCCACTGCATGCAGAGAAAAACAGTACCTAATAAACAGTCAGTGCTGTTCTTTGTGCCAGCCAG GACAGAAACTGGTGAGTGACTGCACAGAGTTCACCGAAACAGAATGCCTTCCTTGCGGTGAAAGCGAATTCCTAGACACCTGGAATAGAGAGACACGCTGCCACCAGCACAAATACTGCGACCCCA ACCTAGGGCTTCGGGTCCAGCAGAAGGGCACCTCAGAAACAGACACCATCTGCACCTGTGAAGAAGGCCTGCACTGTACGAGTAAGTCCTGTGAGAGCTGTGTCCCGCATCGCTCATGCTCGCCTGGCTTTGGGGTCAAGCAGATTG CTACAGGGGTTTCTGATACCATCTGTGAGCCCTGCCCGGTCGGCTTCTTCTCCAATGTGTCATCTGCTTTTGAAAAGTGTCGCCCTTGGACAAG CTGTGAGACCAAAGACCTGGTTGTGCAACAGGCAGGCACAAACAAGACTGATGTTGTCTGTG GTCCCCAGGATCGGCAGAGAGCCCTGGTGGTGATCCCCATCTGCTTGGGGATCCTGTTTGTCATCCTCCTCTTGGTGCTGGTCTTTATCA GTGGCCAAGAAGCCAAATGA
- the CD40 gene encoding tumor necrosis factor receptor superfamily member 5 isoform X4 encodes MQRKTVPNKQSVLFFVPARTETDLGLRVQQKGTSETDTICTCEEGLHCTSKSCESCVPHRSCSPGFGVKQIATGVSDTICEPCPVGFFSNVSSAFEKCRPWTRSPGSAESPGGDPHLLGDPVCHPPLGAGLYQWPRSQMIRPPTTSRNPRRSIFRTIFLAPTLPLQCRRLYMDANRSPRRMAKRVASQCRRDSEAAHTQECGHVGKQALDQRAWCCCCCGVRVRDWH; translated from the exons ATGCAGAGAAAAACAGTACCTAATAAACAGTCAGTGCTGTTCTTTGTGCCAGCCAG GACAGAAACTG ACCTAGGGCTTCGGGTCCAGCAGAAGGGCACCTCAGAAACAGACACCATCTGCACCTGTGAAGAAGGCCTGCACTGTACGAGTAAGTCCTGTGAGAGCTGTGTCCCGCATCGCTCATGCTCGCCTGGCTTTGGGGTCAAGCAGATTG CTACAGGGGTTTCTGATACCATCTGTGAGCCCTGCCCGGTCGGCTTCTTCTCCAATGTGTCATCTGCTTTTGAAAAGTGTCGCCCTTGGACAAG GTCCCCAGGATCGGCAGAGAGCCCTGGTGGTGATCCCCATCTGCTTGGGGATCCTGTTTGTCATCCTCCTCTTGGTGCTGGTCTTTATCA GTGGCCAAGAAGCCAAATGATAAG GCCCCCCACCACAAGCAGGAACCCCAGGAGATCAATTTTCCGGACGATCTTCCTGGCTCCAACCCTGCCGCTCCAGTGCAGGAGACTTTACATGGATGCCAACCGGTCACCCAGGAGGATGGCAAAGAGAGTCGCATCTCAGTGCAGGAGAGACAGTGAGGCTGCACACACCCAGGAGTGTGGCCACGTGGGCAAACAGGCACTTGACCAGAGagcctggtgctgctgctgctgtggcgTGAGGGTGAGGGACTGGCACTAA